One Phragmites australis chromosome 23, lpPhrAust1.1, whole genome shotgun sequence DNA window includes the following coding sequences:
- the LOC133906112 gene encoding CBL-interacting protein kinase 15 codes for MESRGKILMERYELGRLLGKGTFGKVHYARNLESNRSVAIKMLDKEKALKVGLSEQISREITTMRLVAHKNIVQLHEVMATRNYIYFVMEYVKGGELFDKIKKSGKLTEANAHKYFQQLISAVDYCHSRGVYHRDLKPENLLLDENENLKVSDFGLSALSESKRQDGLLHTTCGTPAYVAPEVINKTGYDGAKSDIWSCGVVLFVLVAGYLPFQGPNLMEMYRKIQHGDFRCPNWFSHKLEKLLYRILDPNPSTRISIQKIKESTWFRKGPGETHAVKERIPSENATTIADPTLAARRKKNGHEDVKPLTVTNLNAFEIISFSTGFDLSGLFIEKECRKVAKFTSDKPASAIISKLEDVAKTLNLRVRKKDNGVVKIQGRKEGRNGVLQFDTEIFEITPFHHLIEMKQTSGDSLEYQKLLEKDIRPALKDIVWAWHGDDQQQKQE; via the coding sequence ATGGAGAGTAGAGGAAAGATTTTAATGGAGCGGTATGAGTTAGGGAGATTGTTGGGGAAAGGCACATTTGGCAAGGTGCACTATGCAAGGAACCTTGAATCAAACCGGAGCGTTGCTATTAAGATGTTGGACAAGGAGAAGGCACTGAAGGTTGGGCTTTCAGAGCAGATAAGCCGTGAGATCACAACCATGCGCCTGGTGGCACATAAGAACATTGTTCAGCTTCATGAGGTCATGGCAACAAGGAACTATATATACTTTGTCATGGAGTATGTGAAAGGCGGTGAGCTCTTCGACAAGATTAAGAAGAGTGGCAAGCTCACGGAGGCCAATGCACATAAATACTTCCAACAGCTCATTAGTGCGGTGGATTACTGCCATAGCCGAGGTGTGTATCACCGGGACTTGAAGCCTGAGAACCTGCTGTTGGATGAGAATGAGAACCTGAAGGTCTCCGATTTTGGACTGAGCGCACTTTCAGAGTCAAAGAGGCAAGATGGCTTGCTCCATACCACCTGTGGAACACCGGCATATgtagctccagaggtaatcaaCAAGACAGGCTATGATGGTGCAAAATCAGACATCTGGTCTTGTGGTGTTGTCCTATTTGTTCTTGTTGCTGGCTATCTCCCTTTCCAAGGCCCAAACTTGATGGAGATGTATCGGAAGATACAACATGGTGATTTCAGGTGCCCCAATTGGTTTTCACACAAACTCGAGAAGCTGTTGTACAGGATCCTAGACCCCAATCCAAGCACAAGAATATCAATCCAGAAGATAAAAGAGTCCACCTGGTTCCGAAAAGGTCCTGGAGAGACCCATGCAGTGAAGGAGAGAATTCCCAGTGAGAATGCCACCACAATTGCTGATCCGACACTTGCTGCAAGGCGCAAGAAGAATGGTCATGAAGACGTGAAGCCCCTGACTGTCACAAACTTGAATGCCTTTGAAATTATCTCTTTCTCCACAGGGTTTGATCTCTCTGGCCTATTTATCGAAAAAGAGTGCAGAAAGGTGGCAAAGTTTACTTCAGATAAGCCTGCCTCAGCCATCATCTCGAAGCTTGAAGATGTCGCAAAGACGCTGAATCTCAGGGTAAGGAAGAAGGATAATGGTGTAGTCAAGATTCAAGGGAGGAAGGAGGGAAGGAATGGTGTCCTTCAGTTCGACACTGAGATCTTTGAGATCACGCCATTCCATCATCTCATTGAGATGAAACAAACAAGCGGTGATTCACTTGAGTACCAGAAACTATTGGAAAAAGACATCCGGCCAGCGCTAAAGGACATAGTCTGGGCTTGGCATGGAGATGATCAGCAGCAGAAGCAAGAGTAG
- the LOC133906113 gene encoding uncharacterized protein LOC133906113 isoform X1, with protein sequence MCPLRVILIFLSATIAGFFLIRGLNAEPDQFDADADADDDKASESGSPRAPVPLHSKQSKQDSGQWWTWQVDGTFGGPLLHRRQNLNLTGPGDGCS encoded by the exons ATGTGCCCGCTGCGGGTGattctcatcttcctctccgCCACCATCGCCGGGTTCTTCCTCATCAGGGGCCTCAACGCCGAGCCGGACCAAttcgacgccgacgccgacgccgacgacgacAAGGCCTCCGAGTCGGGATCCCCAAGGGCGCCCGTGCCCCTCCATTCCAAG CAGTCAAAACAGGATTCTGGACAATGGTGGACATGGCAAGTGGACGGTACCTTTGGCGGACCCTTGTTGCACCGACGGCAAAATCTGAATCTGACAGGACCCGGTGATGGATGTTCATAA
- the LOC133906113 gene encoding uncharacterized protein LOC133906113 isoform X3, translating into MCPLRVILIFLSATIAGFFLIRGLNAEPDQFDADADADDDKASESGSPRAPVPLHSKSKQDSGQWWTWQVDGTFGGPLLHRRQNLNLTGPGDGCS; encoded by the exons ATGTGCCCGCTGCGGGTGattctcatcttcctctccgCCACCATCGCCGGGTTCTTCCTCATCAGGGGCCTCAACGCCGAGCCGGACCAAttcgacgccgacgccgacgccgacgacgacAAGGCCTCCGAGTCGGGATCCCCAAGGGCGCCCGTGCCCCTCCATTCCAAG TCAAAACAGGATTCTGGACAATGGTGGACATGGCAAGTGGACGGTACCTTTGGCGGACCCTTGTTGCACCGACGGCAAAATCTGAATCTGACAGGACCCGGTGATGGATGTTCATAA
- the LOC133906113 gene encoding uncharacterized protein LOC133906113 isoform X2, with the protein MCPLRVILIFLSATIAGFFLIRGLNAEPDQFDADADADDDKASESGSPRAPVPLHSKVGSAVKTGFWTMVDMASGRYLWRTLVAPTAKSESDRTR; encoded by the exons ATGTGCCCGCTGCGGGTGattctcatcttcctctccgCCACCATCGCCGGGTTCTTCCTCATCAGGGGCCTCAACGCCGAGCCGGACCAAttcgacgccgacgccgacgccgacgacgacAAGGCCTCCGAGTCGGGATCCCCAAGGGCGCCCGTGCCCCTCCATTCCAAG GTGGGATCAGCAGTCAAAACAGGATTCTGGACAATGGTGGACATGGCAAGTGGACGGTACCTTTGGCGGACCCTTGTTGCACCGACGGCAAAATCTGAATCTGACAGGACCCGGTGA